In Chryseobacterium lactis, a single genomic region encodes these proteins:
- a CDS encoding DUF1579 domain-containing protein — protein sequence MKNSLIVLSLFIAFTACEKTNKKKADNSGKTASEPTWNSVDSAMAAKTWTDFRSPGEMHKVLEKYKGNWKGEVSTWIQDNGKAIISKSECTNTMILGGRYLITNYSGTIMGQPFEVMKTMGYDKAKKKFVSTLIDNMGTGFMQTEGEWNAAKKTISFKGKMPDPIQPGKEWEAREVYTFIDDQSHTVEIFGPDPKTGKVIRTMEVKFTRQ from the coding sequence ATGAAAAATTCACTCATTGTTCTTTCACTGTTTATTGCTTTCACAGCTTGTGAAAAAACGAACAAAAAAAAGGCTGATAATTCCGGCAAAACTGCATCAGAGCCCACCTGGAACTCAGTAGATTCAGCTATGGCCGCTAAAACCTGGACGGATTTCAGAAGTCCCGGAGAAATGCATAAAGTATTGGAGAAATATAAAGGCAACTGGAAAGGCGAGGTCAGTACATGGATACAAGACAATGGAAAAGCAATCATCAGCAAATCTGAATGTACCAATACCATGATTTTAGGGGGTCGTTACCTTATCACCAACTATTCGGGAACTATTATGGGACAACCTTTTGAAGTAATGAAAACAATGGGCTATGATAAAGCCAAGAAAAAGTTTGTAAGCACTCTTATCGACAATATGGGAACAGGATTTATGCAAACCGAAGGGGAATGGAATGCTGCAAAAAAAACAATCAGCTTTAAAGGAAAAATGCCAGATCCTATTCAACCGGGAAAAGAATGGGAAGCAAGAGAAGTGTATACTTTTATAGACGACCAAAGCCACACCGTGGAAATATTTGGTCCGGATCCTAAAACAGGAAAGGTTATAAGAACGATGGAAGTAAAGTTTACCCGTCAATAA
- a CDS encoding NHL repeat-containing protein has product MKKLYTLLLAMTTAVVFAQVPQGFTYQAIAFNPSGNPVANGNVSVKISILNNSVTGTNLYTETHSKTTNSKGLINLNIGQGTPVSGTFSGINWAINSKFIKVEIDPAGGTNYTSVGTNQLMSVPYAMTASKIDISSPGSSIGDDILESKSTSHFFTDKYDGKVYVLSSRTGIWSPQTYNVGYTNNNTTPEVTANNGNVIFIDKYDGKVYIFSSRAGTWSSQPYNVGYTNNNIIPYLFALSNGSTLFIDKFDHKIYVYNYTSGTWSSQDFNIGYTNNNIEPSTFASGSNFAFIDKYDHKVVVYNTKTMEWKSQPYSITYYNNNLSSPDITRSNGNFIFVDRYDHKIYVFNAKTGNWTSQEYNVGYLNNNSIPTLLGSETN; this is encoded by the coding sequence ATGAAGAAATTATACACTTTATTGCTGGCAATGACAACAGCTGTTGTCTTTGCTCAGGTTCCTCAGGGATTTACCTATCAGGCTATTGCCTTTAATCCTTCTGGAAACCCTGTAGCCAACGGAAATGTATCTGTAAAAATTAGCATTTTAAATAATTCTGTTACCGGAACTAATCTTTATACGGAAACACATTCTAAAACAACCAATTCCAAAGGGTTGATTAATTTGAATATAGGACAGGGGACACCGGTTTCAGGCACTTTTTCCGGAATCAACTGGGCCATAAATTCTAAATTTATTAAAGTAGAAATAGATCCGGCAGGAGGAACTAATTATACGAGCGTGGGTACCAATCAATTAATGAGTGTTCCTTATGCAATGACTGCGTCTAAAATCGATATTTCTTCTCCTGGTTCGTCGATCGGAGATGATATATTGGAAAGTAAAAGTACTTCTCATTTTTTTACAGACAAATATGATGGAAAGGTCTATGTTTTAAGCTCCAGAACAGGGATCTGGTCTCCTCAAACGTATAATGTCGGATACACCAATAATAATACTACACCTGAAGTGACTGCCAACAATGGAAATGTTATTTTTATCGATAAATATGACGGGAAAGTTTACATATTTAGTTCCAGAGCAGGAACGTGGTCTTCACAGCCATATAATGTGGGCTATACCAATAATAACATTATCCCTTATTTGTTTGCTTTATCTAACGGAAGTACCTTATTTATCGACAAATTTGATCACAAAATCTATGTTTATAATTATACGAGCGGAACATGGTCTTCACAGGATTTTAACATAGGCTATACCAATAACAATATTGAACCTTCAACCTTTGCTTCAGGAAGTAACTTTGCGTTTATTGATAAATATGACCATAAAGTAGTGGTTTATAACACTAAAACGATGGAATGGAAGTCACAGCCTTATAGCATTACATACTATAACAATAATTTGAGTTCTCCTGATATTACCAGATCTAACGGAAACTTTATATTTGTAGACAGGTATGATCACAAAATATACGTTTTCAATGCAAAAACAGGAAATTGGACTTCTCAGGAATACAATGTAGGATATTTGAATAATAATAGTATTCCAACACTTTTGGGATCAGAAACTAACTAA
- a CDS encoding T9SS type A sorting domain-containing protein — translation MKKLYALTGVLISVTFYSQSLMGGVNSGGVSNENLMHTVGEIYVIPDDPDQQNSGTLGMLYQTVLNVLGVNEVVANQEKVSVYPNPTADYITLRISSKEKPKEVSIYDLSGKLVMQKEINGDRIDLSSLINGVYLLTFKSSDLKPIKIIKK, via the coding sequence ATGAAAAAACTTTATGCTCTGACAGGGGTTTTAATATCTGTCACCTTCTATTCCCAAAGTCTCATGGGAGGAGTCAATTCCGGAGGAGTATCCAATGAAAATCTTATGCATACGGTGGGCGAGATCTATGTGATCCCTGATGATCCGGATCAGCAAAATTCCGGAACCCTCGGAATGCTTTATCAAACTGTTTTAAATGTCCTAGGCGTTAATGAAGTGGTCGCGAACCAGGAGAAAGTCAGCGTTTATCCTAACCCTACAGCAGATTATATTACCCTTCGCATTTCTTCAAAAGAAAAGCCAAAAGAGGTTTCCATTTATGACCTGTCCGGAAAACTGGTTATGCAAAAAGAAATCAACGGCGATCGTATTGATCTTTCTTCCCTCATTAATGGAGTGTATCTGCTCACCTTTAAAAGCTCAGACTTAAAACCTATAAAAATCATTAAAAAATAA